DNA from Trueperaceae bacterium:
CTCGAGCCCGCCTGGCGGGACGCCTTCCTCGCGCGGGCCGTGCTCGCGACCCGTGCGAGCGAGTCCGACCTCGATGCGGCGATCGCGTTGCTGGCGGAGGGGGACGAGGCGACGCCCCCCGTCGCGGCACCCTTCACGGGGGAACCGGTCGACGTGACGGTCGACGGCCGCACGTTCACCGTGCGGCGCTACGACGTCCGCGGGGAGGGACGCCACGTCGCGATGCTCCCCGGTCGCGTCGTCGCAGCGTTCCAGGACGTCCTGGTCGCGCCGTTGTTCGGGGGGGCGTTCACGTGCGTGGTCGGGGACGGCCAGGTCGTCGCGGCCTTCCATCGCGGCGCGGACGTCGCCCCCTGAACGACCCGGACGACATCCTCCGCCCCGGTCGGTCTGTCACCCTGGCGGCGGAGGTGCTCATGCCCGAACGATTGAGCCGCGATGCGCTCGCGGCCGCCCTGACCGACCTACCGACCTGGCGCGAGGAGAACGATGCGCTCCTGCGCCGCTTCACCTTCGACGACTTCGGTGCCGCCCTCGGGTTCCTGGTCCGGGTCGGGGTCGCGGCGGAGAAGGCCGACCACCACCCGGAGCTCGCGAACGTCTACAACCGGGTCGACGTGCGCCTGACGACGCACGACGCGGGAGGCCTCACGGAGAAGGACGTCGACCTCGCGAACGCGATCGACGCCATCGCCGCCAGCGCCGGCGCGCGCGACTGACGCGCCCGCCCGCCCCGTGCCGTGACGCGCCCCGCCTCCGCGGGGCGCGTCACTCGTCGGTGGAGGTCCGCCCCTCGGGCGGGGTGCGCGAGGGCGGCAGGAACGTGTAGCGGGCCCGGAGGCGCTCGACGTCGTCGTCGTCGACCTCCCCCGATCCGTCGACGTCCGCGGCGACGCGCGTCCCCACCTCCCCGTACGCGGCGGCGAGCCGCACGAGGTCGTAGAAGTCGACGTCGCCGTCCCCGTCGAGGTCCTCGGGGGCGCTGGCGAGCGCCGCGAGGAGGGCGTCGCCGTCGCTCGGGAGGGGCGGGGAGGGCGCTTCGTCGGGCACGCGACCCGACCGGAACCCGCGTTCGGCGACCTCGAGCCCCAACCAGCGCCCGAGCTCGTACGCCAGCACGTCGCTCCGGCGGCCCTCCGCACCGGGCCGCACGAGGATCTCGACGCCGGGCTCCCCCGCGACGCGCCGCGAGAACGCGAGCGCGTCGGGGCCGAACCGGTCGGCGTCCCCGACGCGGACGCGGTCGACCGCGTCGTCGTCGTCGACGAGCGTCAGGGGGACGCCCACCGACCGCCAGGCCTCGACCGCTTCGTCGAGCGCGTCGCGCAGGGCGGCGTCGTCGGGCAGGTCGAGTCGGACCTCGGTCGCGGCGTCCGCCTCCGCGTCCGATGCCGGGCCTGGGTCCGCCGCCGCGTCGGTGGGGGAGGCGTCGCGGGGGGCGACGTCGGTCGGGGACGCATCGGTCGCCGACGCATCGGTGGCGGACGTCGCACCGACGCCTTCGTCCGTCGGGGACGCGTCCGTCGGGGAGGCGTCGGTGGGGGAGGCGTCGGTGGGGGAGGCGTCGGTCGCCGACNNNNNNNNNNGGCCGGTTCGGGCTCGCGTTCGTCGCGTCGGGTGCGTCGTCGGTCGGGGACGCGTCCGTGGGGAGCGCGTCCGTGGGCGACGCATCGGTCGGGGAGGCGTCCGTGGGGGAGGCGTCCGACGGCGACGTGGGGTCCGCGTCGGGGCTCCCGACGTCGGGAAGGAGGTCCGCGTCGCTCGGGCCGTCGCCCCGCCACCGGGGCGCGCTCGACGCGCGCGCGCTCGCGTCGCCGTCGAGGAGCGCCTCGAGCGTGTCGAGGACGACCTCGACGTCGGTGTCCGTCCCCCCCTCGACGAGCAGGTCGTCGTCGACGCCGAGCCGGCCGCCGCGCAGGTCCACCAACCCATCCCCCGTCAGGCGCCAGAGGCCCTGCCAGACGCCGACGATGGGGCTGATCGCGTCGTCGTCCACGTACTGCGCCAGCAGGATGCGGTCGCCCGGCTCGACGGTGACGAGATCGTCGACGACCGTCCGTTCCCCGTCCCGCTCGCCGGCGGCGAGGGTCAGGACGTGCGTGTCCCCGGGGTCGTCGACGTCGTCGGGCACGCGGAGGCGCCGCTCGACGTCGATCGCGATGCGGGTCCGCGCCTCGTCGTCGTCGCCCGCCGTCGGATCGACCTCCGTCACCGTTCCGTACAGGACGTGGTCGGCGCGATCGAAGAGCCGTGCGAGGGAGAGGTCCAGCACCGACGTCGCCCCCGTCACCCCCAACGCCAGCGCCAGGGCGAGGACCGCCGCGAGGTCGCACCGCCTCACGGCGTGCCCTCCCCGTCGTCGTCCCGCGCGACGTTCGACGCGTCGGCATCGGTCGGGCTTTCGGTCCGCTCCCGGACGTCGTCGGCGCTGGCGCCCACGCGACGGCTGACGAACGTGTGGCGGTCGGCGTACAGCAGTTCCACCTCGAGATCGAAGCCGAGCAGCGTCGTCGAGGACGCGTCGGCAGGCACGCGGAACAGTTCCGCGTCACCGTCGACGCCGTCCCCCCACGCGACGACGTCGACCGCGAGCCGGCCGTCGCCCCCCTCGACGAACGCCGCGCCGTCCCGCAGCGAGCGCTCCACCGCGTCGGGATCGATCGTCACGGTGTCGTCGTCCCACCGCAGGCGGACGCGCGCCCCCTGCCAGGTGCGGGCGTCGGCGATGCGGGCGCGCAGGACCGTTTCGCCCCGCACCTCGGTGTCGGGGACCGTCAGTTCGAAGGTGGGGACGGGCACGTCGCGGACCCGGATCTCGTACGTTTGGAAGGTCGACGCCAGGTTCCCGTCGGTCACGACGACGGTGAATTCGTAGGCGCCGAGCCGGTCGGGCGTCCCGACGACCACGCCGTCCTGCAGCGACAACCCGGGCGGCAGCGCACCCTCCTCGAGGTCGACGCGGTACGGCCGGAGGCCCCCGACCGCGACGACGTCGGCGCGGTAGGCCTCCCCGACCACCGCGTCGGGCAGGTCGTTGCTGGCGATGCGCAACGGGTCGCCGGGCAGCGGCGCGTCGTCGGCGCAGGCCGCCACCACGACGGCGAGCGCAGCGAGCGCGGCCGCGAGCCACGCCGCGGCGGCTGGGCGCCCGGGGCGCCTCCAGGTTCGCGTCGGCGGGGTCATGGGGTCTCCTTCCGCGGGGCCGCTCGGCCGGCCCGTCACGTCGGGCGCGCGAGGGCCCGTGGTAGCGTCCTCGCGAGCCTACCGCACCGAGCGGCCCGCCTCTTCGCTTGGAGCCCGCCCTTGATCGCGTTCCCCCTCCCCGCCGGCGTGCACCTGACCCGCGCGTTCCACCTCGCGCGCGCGGCCCGGGAGCGCTACGGCGTGGACGACGCGCTCGTCGACCTGCGCGGCCGCGTGCTGGTGATCGAGCCCGCGACCGCGGAGCGCCTCGCGGCGGCGATGCGGCGCGCGCACGCCGCGGAACCGAGCGCGCCGCCCGCCCCGTCCGGCGCGGAGCTACTGGCCGCGGCGCTGCTGGACGAAGCGGTGCACCTGATGCTGGCGCACTACCGGCGGGAGGTCGACCCCACCTGGAGTCGGGACCTCGACGCCGCCCTCCACCTGCGGCTGGGCCACGCCCGCCTCCGCGAGGCGCGCGTCGCCTTCCTGGAGGCGTTCCCGCCGCTCGCGGTGGTGCGCGGCGACGTAGGGGTGGAGGGGTGGTTGTCCGGTCGCGTCGACGGCCTCCCGGCCGGCGAGGTGGCGCTCGAGGAACGCATCGCCGTCCGCCTCGCGAACGAGAACCCCGCGCTGCGGCCCCTACGGACGTTGTTCGACGACCGCGACCTGGGGACGGCCGACCGGGCGCTGGCGGCCGCCCTCGAGCGCGCCGCACGGGAGGCGCCGGGGCTGCCCGGCGCGCCGGGCGAGACGTCGCTGTGGGCGACGTTGCGCGCGCCGTTGCGCGCCAGCCCCGACTCGCTGGAGGGGCAACTGGCGTTCGTGCGGACGCACTGGGGGGCGCGCCTGGGGCCGGCGTTCGCGGCGCTCGTCGGGCGCGTCGACCGGGCGCTCGGGACGCTGCGCGAGCGTGCGGTGGGCGGGCCTCCCGGCCCCCCCGGGCCGGCGCCGGTCCTCGACGCGGCGGCGTTGCAGGGGAGCGAGAGGGCGGAGGTGGAGGCGTTCAGTCCCGACGCCGACTGGATGCCGGGCGTCGTCCTGGTGGCG
Protein-coding regions in this window:
- a CDS encoding 4a-hydroxytetrahydrobiopterin dehydratase, whose translation is MPERLSRDALAAALTDLPTWREENDALLRRFTFDDFGAALGFLVRVGVAAEKADHHPELANVYNRVDVRLTTHDAGGLTEKDVDLANAIDAIAASAGARD
- a CDS encoding Ig domain-containing protein, producing MTPPTRTWRRPGRPAAAAWLAAALAALAVVVAACADDAPLPGDPLRIASNDLPDAVVGEAYRADVVAVGGLRPYRVDLEEGALPPGLSLQDGVVVGTPDRLGAYEFTVVVTDGNLASTFQTYEIRVRDVPVPTFELTVPDTEVRGETVLRARIADARTWQGARVRLRWDDDTVTIDPDAVERSLRDGAAFVEGGDGRLAVDVVAWGDGVDGDAELFRVPADASSTTLLGFDLEVELLYADRHTFVSRRVGASADDVRERTESPTDADASNVARDDDGEGTP